In Paenibacillus sp. FSL M7-0420, a single genomic region encodes these proteins:
- a CDS encoding aldo/keto reductase: MHTRILGNEGLSVSALGLGTMMMPDNEESVRTIHGALDQGVTLLDTADIYGAFEQQRFGGNERLLGRALKGRRDQAVIATKFGITHTQGPKGDPAYIKKSVDASLYQLGTDYIDLYYQHRPDPTTPIEETAGTLADLVKEGKIRYIGLSEASPELIRRAHAVHPLTALQTEYSLWSREVEDEILPLVKELGIGFVPYSPLGRGFLTGQIKSFEDLPEDDYRRHYPRFQGENFARNLEVVSLIGQMAAEKGYAPAQLALAWLLAQGEQIVPIPGTKRLERVQENLGALEVTLTAEDLARIERISPQGIAAGARYPGQN, translated from the coding sequence ATGCATACAAGAATACTCGGGAACGAAGGGCTGAGCGTATCTGCTCTGGGACTCGGAACGATGATGATGCCGGATAACGAAGAGTCGGTACGAACCATTCATGGCGCGCTTGACCAGGGAGTAACTCTGCTGGATACAGCGGATATCTATGGAGCCTTCGAGCAGCAGCGCTTCGGCGGGAATGAACGGCTTCTCGGGCGGGCGCTTAAGGGCCGGAGAGATCAGGCTGTGATTGCGACCAAATTCGGCATTACGCATACTCAGGGACCCAAGGGAGACCCGGCCTATATCAAAAAATCCGTAGACGCCAGCCTCTATCAACTTGGCACAGATTATATCGATCTGTACTATCAGCACCGTCCGGATCCGACCACCCCTATTGAGGAAACCGCCGGTACACTGGCTGACCTCGTCAAGGAAGGGAAGATCCGCTATATCGGCTTATCCGAGGCTTCGCCTGAACTGATCCGCCGGGCACATGCGGTGCATCCGTTGACCGCCCTGCAGACCGAGTATTCGCTCTGGAGCCGGGAGGTGGAGGATGAGATTCTGCCGCTGGTCAAGGAGCTGGGTATCGGCTTCGTTCCTTATAGCCCGCTGGGCCGCGGATTTCTGACTGGACAGATCAAGAGCTTCGAGGATCTGCCGGAGGATGATTACCGCCGCCATTACCCGCGGTTCCAGGGAGAGAACTTCGCCCGGAACCTGGAGGTCGTCTCGCTGATCGGGCAGATGGCAGCCGAGAAAGGCTACGCCCCGGCACAGCTTGCGCTGGCCTGGCTCCTTGCGCAAGGGGAGCAGATCGTGCCGATTCCCGGCACCAAGCGGCTGGAGCGGGTGCAAGAGAACCTCGGAGCGCTTGAGGTTACACTGACGGCTGAGGATCTCGCCCGGATTGAGCGGATATCCCCGCAAGGTATTGCAGCCGGAGCACGTTACCCCGGCCAGAACTAA
- the metG gene encoding methionine--tRNA ligase, translating into MTNIFIGGAWPYANGSLHLGRLASILPGDILARYHRAKGDAVLYVSGSDCHGTPVAVQAAQEGVTPGEFASRYHEEFADCFRALGFTYDLYTRTDQAHHSKTVQELFLKLLDHGYLYQKPGLQCYCELDQRFLPDRYVHGLCPVCGQQARGDQCDYCSTILDPVDLLERTCALCGSTPVLRSTQHYYLSLSSFQQALTEYADSAQGWRDNAVRLTRRYLQEGLQDRAATRDLDWGVDVPVDGFADKKIYVWIEAVSGYLSASKQWAEETGGRWEEFWSVPSGQDNHGQPPITAYYVHGKDNIPFHSLIWPAILLGAEELHLPDRIFSSEYLTLEGQKFSTSRNWAVWVPDILSRYDPDSVRYFLTANGPEKRDADFSWREFIYSHNSELLGAFGNFVNRSLVFVNKFWSGRVPEGVLDEAWVSSLEQLYKETGRLTQAGHFKEALEFIFLHIRQANKYFDEQQPWLQIKHDPAAGANTLYTCVQIIANLSNLLNPFLPFSCEKIRGFLSIEQPVWHPVSVLAEQPILELELLFERIDVERIEEEIERMKDKSVPPLIPLTKASGEGKNAPGS; encoded by the coding sequence ATGACTAACATTTTTATTGGAGGGGCTTGGCCTTATGCCAACGGCTCCCTGCATCTGGGCAGACTCGCCAGTATTCTTCCGGGAGATATTCTGGCCCGCTACCACCGTGCCAAAGGTGACGCTGTACTCTATGTATCCGGCAGTGACTGTCACGGCACCCCCGTTGCTGTACAAGCGGCGCAGGAGGGTGTAACCCCGGGTGAATTCGCCAGCCGGTATCATGAGGAGTTCGCCGATTGCTTCCGCGCCTTGGGCTTCACTTATGACCTCTATACCCGGACCGATCAGGCACATCACTCCAAAACGGTGCAGGAACTGTTCCTTAAGCTGCTGGATCACGGGTATCTGTACCAGAAACCCGGTCTCCAGTGCTATTGTGAGCTGGACCAGCGCTTCTTGCCGGACCGTTATGTCCATGGCCTCTGCCCGGTATGCGGGCAGCAGGCCCGGGGAGACCAGTGCGATTACTGTTCAACGATTCTTGATCCGGTGGATCTGCTGGAGCGCACATGCGCCCTCTGCGGCTCTACGCCTGTGCTGCGCTCTACTCAGCATTACTATCTGTCGCTGTCCAGCTTCCAGCAAGCACTCACAGAATATGCTGATTCCGCGCAGGGCTGGAGAGACAATGCCGTCCGTCTAACCCGCAGATATCTGCAGGAAGGCCTGCAGGACCGCGCGGCAACACGGGATCTGGACTGGGGTGTGGATGTTCCTGTTGACGGCTTCGCAGACAAAAAAATCTATGTCTGGATCGAAGCCGTTAGCGGCTATCTGTCTGCCAGCAAGCAGTGGGCAGAGGAGACCGGAGGCCGTTGGGAGGAGTTCTGGTCCGTACCATCCGGGCAGGATAACCATGGACAGCCGCCTATAACTGCTTACTATGTGCACGGGAAGGACAATATTCCTTTTCACAGCCTGATCTGGCCCGCTATCCTGCTGGGAGCTGAGGAGCTGCATCTGCCGGACCGGATCTTCTCTTCGGAGTATCTGACCCTGGAAGGGCAGAAATTCTCCACCAGCCGCAATTGGGCGGTCTGGGTGCCGGATATTCTCAGCCGGTATGACCCTGACTCGGTCCGTTATTTCCTGACTGCGAACGGTCCCGAGAAGCGGGATGCCGACTTCTCCTGGAGAGAGTTCATCTACAGCCATAACAGCGAGCTGCTGGGCGCGTTCGGCAATTTCGTTAACCGCAGCCTCGTATTCGTAAATAAGTTCTGGAGTGGCAGAGTACCAGAAGGAGTCTTGGACGAAGCATGGGTTAGCAGTCTGGAGCAGCTGTATAAGGAGACAGGCAGGCTGACCCAAGCCGGACATTTCAAGGAAGCCCTGGAATTCATCTTCTTGCATATCCGCCAGGCCAACAAATATTTCGACGAGCAGCAGCCGTGGCTCCAGATCAAGCATGATCCTGCGGCCGGGGCTAACACGCTGTATACCTGTGTTCAGATTATTGCCAATCTGTCTAACCTGCTGAACCCGTTCCTCCCCTTCTCCTGCGAGAAGATCAGGGGCTTCCTGTCCATAGAACAGCCTGTATGGCATCCGGTATCCGTCCTTGCAGAGCAGCCTATATTGGAGCTTGAATTACTGTTTGAGCGGATAGATGTAGAGCGCATAGAGGAGGAAATAGAGCGGATGAAAGACAAAAGCGTCCCGCCTCTCATACCGCTTACGAAAGCAAGCGGCGAAGGCAAGAACGCTCCGGGGTCTTAA
- a CDS encoding site-2 protease family protein has protein sequence MQENKQEKKSSGAWGWLGSGAVLLLLKGKAIISLLKLGKIAGPLISMMVSIWAYALISPWQFAVGFVALMFVHEIGHVIAAKRIGLPVSAPLFIPFMGALITMKRQPLDARQEAYVAFGGPILGSIGAVVVFGAAYYYHSPLLYSLAYVGFLLNLINLLPIHPLDGGRIATAVTRWLWLVGLVGGLAVIIYLKSILFSIIWVMFAYDMYKKYISRRTKNQMHTVLKSFLIPIGDLQEQGYLIPGPEHKRELPFTTYSDLNRQQFVGVRWDNLDYYGTTTMPVQSLIGKVKVVQLDQLYVDASLQMKMTCEISFTVYDNDKYYEVPAATRWRYGAAYFALAGVLGGMMYLVHVVGNVNL, from the coding sequence TTGCAGGAAAACAAACAGGAGAAAAAAAGCTCGGGGGCATGGGGGTGGCTGGGCAGCGGGGCAGTACTGCTACTCCTTAAGGGAAAGGCTATTATCTCTCTGCTTAAGCTGGGGAAAATCGCAGGTCCGCTGATCTCCATGATGGTATCCATCTGGGCTTATGCCCTGATCTCGCCATGGCAATTCGCGGTGGGCTTCGTTGCCTTAATGTTCGTTCATGAGATCGGCCATGTGATCGCTGCCAAGCGGATTGGGCTGCCGGTGAGCGCGCCGCTGTTCATTCCTTTTATGGGCGCCCTGATTACGATGAAGCGGCAGCCGCTGGATGCCAGACAGGAAGCTTATGTAGCTTTTGGCGGTCCTATACTCGGGAGTATTGGTGCGGTTGTAGTATTCGGAGCGGCTTATTATTATCATAGTCCTTTGTTATACTCGCTGGCATACGTCGGGTTCTTGCTTAACTTGATTAACCTGCTGCCGATCCATCCGCTGGATGGGGGGCGAATTGCCACGGCGGTAACACGCTGGTTATGGCTGGTAGGGCTCGTTGGCGGCCTGGCTGTAATTATTTATCTGAAATCCATCCTGTTCTCCATCATCTGGGTAATGTTCGCTTATGATATGTATAAGAAGTACATCAGCCGGCGGACGAAGAATCAGATGCATACGGTGCTCAAAAGCTTCCTGATCCCCATCGGGGATCTGCAGGAGCAAGGATATCTGATCCCCGGCCCCGAGCATAAGCGGGAGCTGCCGTTCACCACCTACAGTGATTTGAACCGCCAGCAGTTTGTCGGCGTACGCTGGGATAACCTGGATTACTATGGAACGACGACCATGCCGGTGCAGTCGCTGATTGGAAAAGTCAAAGTCGTGCAGCTCGATCAGCTGTATGTGGATGCCAGCCTGCAGATGAAGATGACCTGTGAGATCAGCTTCACGGTATATGACAATGATAAGTACTATGAAGTACCGGCTGCTACCCGCTGGAGATATGGGGCCGCGTATTTTGCCCTTGCCGGAGTTCTTGGGGGTATGATGTATCTTGTCCATGTAGTTGGCAATGTAAATCTGTAA
- a CDS encoding GNAT family N-acetyltransferase, with amino-acid sequence MAVEIVHVTTEEQLQMALEIRKKVFVEEQKVPVEEEIDEYDAISEHVHHFLLMEGGQPAATGRLIYYKADTVKMQRIAVQEAFRAKGCGRILLLAMEERARELGLQASILDAQCQAEPFYSKLGYEVISKEPFYDAGILHVRMSKAL; translated from the coding sequence ATGGCAGTGGAAATCGTACATGTTACTACAGAGGAGCAGCTTCAAATGGCGCTGGAGATCCGCAAGAAGGTGTTTGTGGAAGAACAGAAGGTGCCGGTAGAAGAGGAGATCGATGAATATGATGCCATCAGTGAGCATGTGCATCATTTCCTGCTCATGGAGGGCGGGCAGCCGGCTGCAACCGGCCGGCTGATCTATTATAAAGCGGACACTGTCAAGATGCAGCGGATTGCCGTTCAGGAGGCCTTCCGCGCTAAGGGATGCGGACGTATCCTGCTGCTGGCTATGGAAGAGCGGGCGCGTGAGCTGGGTCTGCAGGCTTCCATTCTGGATGCCCAGTGTCAAGCAGAACCATTTTATAGCAAGCTCGGCTATGAAGTAATCTCCAAGGAGCCCTTCTATGATGCAGGGATTCTGCATGTAAGAATGAGTAAAGCCCTGTAA
- a CDS encoding DUF3892 domain-containing protein: MMNQERERFIAAKRNGDGDLTGFQTSSGRVLDYQQALQEVQSGSIAGVNVFKGKDGEMYIRGDADGDPTNNLDQLPQF; this comes from the coding sequence GTGATGAATCAAGAACGGGAACGCTTTATTGCCGCCAAACGTAACGGTGACGGGGACTTGACCGGGTTCCAGACCTCCTCCGGACGCGTGCTGGATTATCAGCAGGCACTTCAGGAGGTTCAGTCCGGCAGCATCGCAGGGGTCAATGTATTTAAGGGCAAAGACGGCGAAATGTATATCCGCGGCGATGCAGATGGAGATCCTACGAACAATCTGGATCAGCTTCCGCAATTTTAG